One Marasmius oreades isolate 03SP1 chromosome 2, whole genome shotgun sequence DNA segment encodes these proteins:
- the GLC3 gene encoding alpha-1,4-glucan branching enzyme (CAZy:GH13), with product MPSGSGWKTPVAMQPGRGGYVTGRSANFRPMSWLEDPFNQTTNMSTPALDPKVVLDIDPFLKTEIPGIIQRHNLFRSWKDTIEQHEGGYDNFTKGYNKFGFNIGSNEEVVYREWAPNAKEAYLIGEFNDWDRSSHPMTRNEFGVWEITVPPKSAGGCAIPHDSKLKISMVLPSGERIERLPVWIKRVTQDLNMSPVYDARFWNPPASEKYKFKNTRPPPVKSARIYEAHIGISTPEQRVGTYKEFTRDVLPRIKKLGYNVIQLMAIVEHAYYASFGYQVTNFFAASSRYGHPEDLKELIDTAHGMGLTVLLDIVHSHACKNVLDGLNEFDGTDHLYFHEGGKGRHDLWDSRLFNYGSHEVLRFLMSNLRFWMEEYRFDGFRFDGVTSMMYLHHGIGTGFSGGYHEYFGDTADNEAIVYLMLANDAMHSLYPSCITIAEDVSGMPLLCKRAEQGGVGFDYRLSMAIPDMWIKLLKHKPDDQWEIGNIVFTLTNRRHGEKSIAYCESHDQALVGDKTIAFWLMDKEMYTHMSDLSPMTPIIARGLSLHKMIRLLTHALGGEGYLNFEGNEFGHPEWLDFPREGNNNSFQYARRQWNVLDDDLLRYKYLNEFDVAMNHTEEKYGWLNSPQAYVSLKHEGDKVIVFERADLLFIFNFHPTQSYTDYRVGVEQAGEYKVVLSSDEKKYGGFDNINVGSKYSTTPMRWNERNNFLQVYIPSRTCLVLGQY from the exons ATGCCTTCTGGCTCTGGATGGAAGACACCAGTGGCTATGCAGCCAGGACGCGGTGGCTACGTCACAGGTCGAAGCGCGAATTTTAGGCCGATGAGTTGGTTAGAAGATCCTTTCAACCAGACCACCAACATGTCCACTCCCGCTCTGGATCCAAAAGTCGTACTAGACATCGACCCATTTCTCAAAACAGAAATTCCTGGAATCATTCAACGACACAACCTTTTCAGGTCGTGGAAAGACACCATCGAACAGCACGAAGGAGGCTATGACAACTTTACCAAAGGCTACAACAAGTTTGGCTTCAACATTGGCTCCAATGAAGAGGTCGTCTATCGAGAGTGGGCTCCGAATGCTAAGGAAGCATATCTTATCGGAGAATTCA ATGATTGGGACAGGTCATCCCATCCTATGACTAGAAACGAATTTGGAGTATGGGAGATAACAGTTCCACCAAAATCAGCAGGCGGATGCGCTATTCCCCACGACTCCAAGCTCAAA ATTTCGATGGTTCTACCTTCGGGAGAACGTATCGAGCGTCTTCCGGTTTGGATCAAGCGCGTTACTCAAGATTTAAACATGTCACCAGTCTACGATGCACGCTTTTGGAATCCTCCAGCGTCCGAAAAGTACAAGTTCAAAAATACGCGTCCTCCTCCCGTGAAGAGCGCCAGAATCTACGAGGCTCACATTGGTATCTCAACGCCTGAACAGCGTGTAGGAACATACAAGGAATTCACTCGAGACGTCCTCCCTCGTATCAAAAAGTTAGGTTACAATGTCATTCAGCTTATGGCTATTGTGGAGCATGCATATTACGCGT CATTTGGTTACCAGGTCACCAACTTCTTCGCGGCCAGTTCTCGGTATGGCCATCCAGAAGACCTCAAAGAGCTTATCGATACTGCTCACGGCATGGGTCTTACGGTCTTGCTCGATATTGTCCACTCTCATGCCTGCAAGAACGTTCTCGATGGCTTGAACGAGTTTGATGGCACCGATCACCTCTACTTCCACGAAGGTGGAAAAGGACGCCACGATCTTTGGGATAGCAGACTCTTCAACTATGGTTCTCATGAGGTCTTAAGATTTCTGATGAGCAATTTGCGTTTCTGGATGGAGGAATATCGATTTGACGGTTTTCGGTTCGATGGTGTAACGAGCATGATGTACCTCCACCACGGGATTGGAACTGGCTTCTCTGGAGGATACCACGAATATTTTGGGGACACTGCAGACAATGAAGCCATCGTCTATTTGATGCTG GCAAATGATGCGATGCATTCCCTCTATCCTTCGTGCATTACTATCGCAGAAGATGTGTCAGGTATGCCCCTTTTGTGCAAACGAGCGGAGCAGGGAGGGGTTGGATTCGATTACCGCTTATCTATGGCAATCCCCGATATGTGGATCAAGCTTCTCAAGCACAAGCCGGACGATCAGTGGGAAATAGGCAATATTGTCTTCACGTTGACAAACAGGCGTCATGGCGAAAAAAGCATTGCGTATTGCGAGAGTCACGACCAGGCACTTGTAGGCGACAAGACTATCGCGTTCTGGTTGATGGACAAGGAGATGT ATACCCACATGTCCGATTTGAGTCCTATGACTCCAATTATTGCTCGAGGCTTGTCACTTCATAAAATGATTCG GCTTCTTACCCATGCTCTAGGCGGCGAAGGATACCTGAACTTTGAAGGCAACGAGTTCGGACACCCGGAG TGGCTGGATTTTCCTCGCGAGGGAAATAATAATTCCTTCCAGTACGCTCGCCGCCAATGGAACGTCCTCGATGACGATCTTCTTCGGTACAAATACCTCAACGAATTTGACGTCGCCATGAACCATACTGAGGAAAAGTATGGTTGGCTGAACTCTCCACAG GCGTACGTATCCCTGAAGCACGAAGGAGACAAGGTCATAGTTTTTGAACGGGCGGATCTtctcttcattttcaacttTCATCCAACTCAAAGTTACACGGACTACAGAGTAGGCGTTGAGCAGGCGGGGGAATACAAAGTGGTTCTCAGCAGCGACGAAAAGAAGTATGGTGGCTTTGACAATATCAACGTGGGCAGCAAGTACAGTACGACTCCCATGAGGTGGAACGAAAGAAATAACTTCTTACAG GTCTATATACCAAGTCGAACTTGCTTAGTCCTTGGCCAATATTAG